The window CTTGGCCGGCGCCTTGGTGGTGGGTGCCACGCTGGGCGCCGCGCCGGCCACCCCGGAGACCTGCGCCCCGCAGGCCTCGTCACCGAGGCGGAACTCCAGCGGCAGCGGGTTGGCCCCGCCGTGGCGGCCGGTCAGCGTGAGTTTCTCGGACGCGCCGGGGGCCAGCGCGGCCCGCTCCGGAGCCGGCTCCACGAGCACCGTGCGCCCCTGCTGGCGCACCGGGACGGGGGCCGCCTTCGTCACCGTCTGCTGGCTGGGGAAGGTGAAGCTCAGCCGCCAGTCGCGCAACTCCCGCATGCCGGTGTTGGTCAGGGTCAGCTCGGCGGCGAAGTCCTTGCCGGAGTCCGTGCGCAGCGCGTACGTGACCCGGCAGGGCGGCGGCGTCTCCGCCCCCATCCGCGCCTCCGTCGGCTGGTCGATGCCGCCGCTGGCGGGGCTGTGCGAGGTCACCCCCCACAGCGCCGCGGTCACCGCCACCAGCCCGGCGGCGGCCACCCCCGCCTCGATCCGCCGGCGCCGGGTCGCCGCGCGCCGGTTGCGCGTACGGGAGAACGGCAGCGCGTCGGTCGCGGCGGACCAGGGCAGGATCGTGGTGCCGGCGGCGGCCAGCGCGTCCTCGTCCACGGGCCCCGATGCGGGGGAGACCGGCACCGGGGCGATCATGCCGGCGGCCTCGGCGAGCGTACGCGCGACCTCGGCGGTGGCGGGCCGGTCGCCCGGGCGCTTGGCCAGGCAGCGGCTCACGAGCTCGCGCACCTCGTCGGGCAGCCCCGGCACCGGCGGCATCGGCTCCGGCTCGTTGTACATGTGCGCGCGCAGCATCTGCGTGGTGGTGCTCGCCTGCCACGGCAGCCGGCCGGTGAGCATCCGGTAGAGCAGCAGGCCGACCGCGTACACGTCGGTGGCCGGGGAGACCTGGCCGTTGTCGAGCCGCTCCGGGGCGAGGTACGCGGGGGTGCCGAGCAGTGCGCCGTCCGGCCCCTTCTCCTTCTCCCCCACCAGCGCGGAGATGCCGAAGTCGACCACCTTCACGCCGGTGGCGGTCAGCATGACGTTGCCCGGGGTGACGTCGCGGTGCACCACGCCACGGGCGTGCGCGGTGGCCAGCGCCGAGGTGACCTCCGCGCCGATCGTCACCGCCTCCCGCCAGGGCAGACTGCCCCGGCGCAGTCGGCCGGTCAGCGACTCCCCGTCGACCAGCTCCATGACGACGTACGGCACGGTCAGGCCGACCTGCTCCGACTCGCCGTAGTCGTACACGTTGGTGATGTTGGGGTGGCACAGCCGGGCTGCGGCCTGCGCCTCGATCCGGATGCGGTGCCGGAACGCGCGGTCGGCGGCCAGCCGCGACGCGAGCACCTTGACCGCCACCTGCCGGCCCAGCACCTCGTCGTAGCCGCGCCAGACGACGGACATGCCGCCCGCCCCCAGCTGTTCGATCAGCCGGTACCGTTCGCCCAGCAGTTGTGCGCCGTCCCGGATCGGTCCACCCATGAGGGTCGTTGTTGCCCCGGACCGACCCGGCTACACCTGAAGGGTCGGAATCGGTCAGCGATTCACCCGTTCAGGCGGTGGCGAGGAGCTGGTCCACGGGCGCGTAGTCGTCGGTCAGCACCAGCGCCTCGCCGACGAACGCGGTGAGGTCGGCACCCGCCAGCAGGCTGGCGTCCTCCCGCAGCTCGGCCAGCCGGGCGCGGACCGCCTCCAGCGGCAGCGGGGCGTCGGAGGCGACGATGAGGAAGTTCGAGCCCTCCTGACCGGCGAGCGCCGCCGCCGGGGCGATCAGGGCGACGTGCCGGAACTCGGCGGCGACGGTGGCCAGCTCGCTGCGGATGAAGCGCAGCGGCGGGTAGTCGATGACGTTCTGCACGTAGACGCCGCCGGGGCGGGTCACCCGGCGGACCTCGGCGGCCATCTCCCGGGTGGCGAGGTGCCAGGGCACCACCAGGTGCCCGAACGCGTCGCCGACCACGAGGTCGCGGCTGTCGGTGCCCTCCCCCGCGACGAGCAGCCGGGCGTCACCCACGACCGCCCGCAGGTCCGGCCCCTGGCGTACGCCGAGCTGGCGCTCGCCC is drawn from Micromonospora sp. NBC_01740 and contains these coding sequences:
- a CDS encoding serine/threonine-protein kinase — encoded protein: MGGPIRDGAQLLGERYRLIEQLGAGGMSVVWRGYDEVLGRQVAVKVLASRLAADRAFRHRIRIEAQAAARLCHPNITNVYDYGESEQVGLTVPYVVMELVDGESLTGRLRRGSLPWREAVTIGAEVTSALATAHARGVVHRDVTPGNVMLTATGVKVVDFGISALVGEKEKGPDGALLGTPAYLAPERLDNGQVSPATDVYAVGLLLYRMLTGRLPWQASTTTQMLRAHMYNEPEPMPPVPGLPDEVRELVSRCLAKRPGDRPATAEVARTLAEAAGMIAPVPVSPASGPVDEDALAAAGTTILPWSAATDALPFSRTRNRRAATRRRRIEAGVAAAGLVAVTAALWGVTSHSPASGGIDQPTEARMGAETPPPCRVTYALRTDSGKDFAAELTLTNTGMRELRDWRLSFTFPSQQTVTKAAPVPVRQQGRTVLVEPAPERAALAPGASEKLTLTGRHGGANPLPLEFRLGDEACGAQVSGVAGAAPSVAPTTKAPAKAPVKAPTVKAPPKKAGTSAGNSGGSKAKSDNSGKGKGKAGGGKKVSQETERERDTERDDDDD